A window of Microcystis aeruginosa FD4 contains these coding sequences:
- the vapB gene encoding type II toxin-antitoxin system VapB family antitoxin yields MWQTIAAMPESLKQELLHYTKYLMVNYSQDIPPEQPPVEKRRSGILKITFVLPLPDDFEEPLEDFKEYM; encoded by the coding sequence ATTTGGCAAACAATTGCGGCAATGCCAGAATCTCTCAAACAAGAACTTCTCCATTATACTAAGTATTTGATGGTCAACTACTCGCAAGATATTCCCCCAGAGCAGCCTCCTGTAGAAAAACGTCGTTCAGGCATCTTAAAAATAACATTTGTTCTACCATTGCCTGATGATTTTGAGGAGCCTTTAGAAGATTTTAAGGAATATATGTAA
- a CDS encoding RNA polymerase sigma factor — protein MLATLNKINKNYQKNNQFVREETNLLKRLSRGEQKAFWSLWLPHQDYLYFRCITWMGGNCKDGEEALSRAIIKAYEKMPIHAEKITNPKAWLTRMTHNLCVDIHRERQRQVSNVEDIETVSENENSTSMLSWQTPDSLMLQEEMEEQIRQAIELLPSRLREPFVLRFYQEMSYPEIAEKLAISNSNVRKRIQQAREALQRQLGEYL, from the coding sequence ATGCTGGCAACTCTCAATAAAATCAACAAAAATTATCAGAAAAATAATCAATTTGTAAGAGAAGAAACTAATTTGTTAAAAAGACTAAGTCGAGGAGAACAGAAAGCTTTTTGGTCTCTTTGGTTGCCACATCAAGACTACCTCTACTTCCGTTGTATAACTTGGATGGGAGGCAACTGCAAAGATGGAGAAGAAGCCCTGAGTCGAGCCATTATCAAAGCTTATGAAAAAATGCCAATTCATGCTGAGAAAATTACTAATCCTAAAGCTTGGCTGACTCGCATGACTCACAATCTTTGTGTAGATATTCATCGAGAACGCCAGCGCCAAGTCAGCAATGTGGAAGATATTGAAACTGTCTCAGAAAATGAAAATTCAACTTCAATGTTAAGCTGGCAAACTCCTGATTCTCTGATGCTTCAAGAAGAAATGGAAGAACAGATCCGCCAAGCTATTGAGCTTCTCCCATCCAGGCTGCGAGAACCATTTGTCCTACGTTTTTATCAAGAGATGTCCTATCCAGAAATTGCCGAAAAGCTGGCTATTTCTAATAGCAATGTTCGCAAGCGCATCCAACAGGCGCGAGAGGCATTACAGCGACAATTGGGCGAATATCTCTAG
- a CDS encoding aspartyl protease produces the protein MIQGEFNSRGELFFEVGLLSADGEIILVMALLDTGFTGWLAIDSQDADSLGWVCDNEPQDMQTAQGEARFNLYEGTVVIEGEEFTVEVLGGNELVNVLLGVLWLRTKRLVVDFPRGVLTLG, from the coding sequence ATGATTCAAGGGGAATTTAATAGTCGAGGAGAGTTGTTTTTTGAAGTTGGCTTGCTGTCTGCTGATGGGGAAATTATTCTCGTCATGGCACTGTTAGATACAGGGTTTACGGGATGGTTAGCGATTGATAGTCAAGATGCGGATAGTTTAGGATGGGTGTGTGATAATGAGCCACAGGATATGCAAACTGCACAGGGAGAAGCGCGATTTAATTTATATGAGGGAACAGTGGTTATTGAAGGGGAAGAGTTTACGGTTGAGGTGTTAGGAGGAAATGAATTAGTGAATGTTCTTTTAGGGGTTTTGTGGTTACGAACAAAGCGTTTGGTTGTTGATTTTCCAAGGGGAGTGTTAACTTTAGGATAA
- a CDS encoding RNA polymerase sigma factor — protein MLATLNKINKNYQKNNQFVREETNLLKRLSRGEQKAFWSLWLPHQDYLYFRCITWMGGNCKDGEEALSRAIIKAYEKMPIHAEKITNPKAWLTRMTHNLCVDIHRERQRQVSNVEDIETVSENENSTSMLSWQTPDSLMLQEEMEEQIRQAIELLPSRLREPFVLRFYQEMSYPEIAEKLAISNSNVRKRIQQAREALQRQLGEYL, from the coding sequence ATGCTGGCAACTCTCAATAAAATCAACAAAAATTATCAGAAAAATAATCAATTTGTAAGAGAAGAAACTAATTTGTTAAAAAGACTAAGTCGAGGAGAACAGAAAGCTTTTTGGTCTCTTTGGTTGCCACATCAAGACTACCTTTATTTCCGTTGTATAACTTGGATGGGAGGCAACTGCAAAGATGGAGAAGAAGCCCTGAGTCGAGCCATTATCAAAGCTTATGAAAAAATGCCAATTCATGCTGAGAAAATTACTAATCCTAAAGCTTGGCTGACTCGCATGACTCACAATCTTTGTGTAGATATTCATCGAGAACGCCAGCGCCAAGTCAGCAATGTGGAAGATATTGAAACTGTCTCAGAAAATGAAAATTCAACTTCAATGTTAAGCTGGCAAACTCCTGATTCTCTGATGCTTCAAGAAGAAATGGAAGAACAGATCCGCCAAGCTATTGAGCTTCTCCCATCCAGGCTGCGAGAACCATTTGTCCTACGTTTTTATCAAGAGATGTCCTATCCAGAAATTGCCGAAAAGCTGGCTATTTCTAATAGCAATGTTCGCAAGCGCATCCAACAGGCGCGAGAGGCATTACAGCGACAATTGGGCGAATATCTCTAG
- a CDS encoding TolB family protein, whose product MKRYFFISLVAVISLLTGCAGYPSLLSFTFDRGGRSLNSAASELTPYLASRYIVFASDRNGSQAIYLFDAIDRRLLPLPGLNSLDQIASSPSISEDGRYIVFTASRQGKTAIYLYDRQTQQRREIAPDLLAEVRNPIISADGSKVAFEAAKNGQWDLMIYDLSGRVLVNENQ is encoded by the coding sequence GTGAAACGTTATTTTTTTATTAGTCTTGTTGCTGTAATTAGTTTGTTAACTGGATGTGCGGGTTATCCCAGTTTATTGTCTTTTACTTTCGATCGAGGGGGGAGAAGTTTAAACAGTGCTGCTAGTGAATTAACTCCCTATCTTGCCTCTCGATATATAGTTTTTGCTTCCGATCGCAATGGCTCCCAAGCTATCTATCTTTTTGATGCCATCGATCGCCGTTTATTGCCTTTACCCGGACTAAATTCTCTCGATCAGATCGCTTCTAGTCCTTCCATTAGCGAAGATGGTCGTTATATCGTTTTTACTGCTAGTCGTCAGGGAAAAACGGCTATTTATCTATACGATCGACAAACTCAACAGAGAAGGGAAATTGCTCCCGATCTCCTCGCAGAAGTACGCAATCCGATCATCAGTGCCGATGGTTCTAAAGTGGCTTTTGAAGCGGCCAAAAATGGGCAATGGGATCTTATGATTTACGATCTATCCGGACGGGTATTAGTCAATGAAAATCAGTGA
- a CDS encoding prevent-host-death family protein — protein sequence MLFGRLIHSSPSIRKRGHLIKQILARQLYKYTRENQEPIALTNHGETIGYYIPAQSQSQKKDLESLRQAVTKLSNMLAEKGLTEDDIATDFQELRKQSN from the coding sequence GTGTTATTTGGGCGTTTAATCCATTCTAGTCCTTCAATTAGAAAAAGAGGCCATCTGATCAAGCAAATATTGGCTCGTCAACTGTATAAGTACACGAGGGAAAATCAAGAACCCATTGCTTTGACAAATCATGGGGAAACGATTGGTTATTATATTCCCGCTCAATCTCAATCTCAGAAAAAAGATCTAGAGTCTTTACGCCAAGCTGTCACTAAACTCAGTAATATGCTGGCTGAAAAAGGACTTACTGAAGATGATATTGCCACGGATTTTCAGGAGTTGAGAAAACAGAGCAATTGA
- a CDS encoding patatin-like phospholipase family protein, with amino-acid sequence MKAKIAIACQGGGSQTAFTAGALKALFDNKVQNYFNIVSLSGTSGGAICAFFIWYALEKGDSVVWKRMIDFWEDNSAKTPQEQLFNDSAIKSIELASKGLIPQYNLSPSSPITKTLFSLATYGLRSRFTNFDQLLRAHIDFSELATWGPKPEPPILLMGACNVLTGKLSKFNSRQEAVKIEHILASACVPNIFPAVTIETMAYWDGLFSDNPPIRSLIRREFVGVENIPDEIWVIKINPTSRDKIPVQSDDIADRRNELEGNVSLFQGLDQIEFFNQLFLKGAFKEEFLREIELKEPFKIPKSFPEDPDQNYHIPMIEMSAELANSLNYESKLDRSPANIQRLIADGEKQGKQFLEHRLQAMGLR; translated from the coding sequence ATGAAAGCCAAAATCGCGATCGCTTGTCAGGGGGGTGGCAGTCAAACTGCTTTTACTGCTGGTGCATTAAAAGCATTATTTGACAATAAAGTGCAAAATTACTTTAATATTGTCAGTCTCAGTGGTACTTCTGGCGGTGCTATCTGTGCCTTTTTCATCTGGTATGCTCTCGAAAAAGGTGATAGCGTCGTTTGGAAAAGAATGATTGATTTTTGGGAAGATAATAGCGCTAAAACTCCCCAAGAACAACTATTTAATGACTCAGCTATTAAAAGCATAGAATTAGCCAGCAAAGGATTAATTCCCCAGTATAATCTCAGTCCTTCCTCTCCGATTACTAAAACCTTATTTTCCCTAGCTACCTATGGTTTACGCAGTCGCTTTACCAACTTTGATCAGTTACTAAGAGCGCATATTGACTTCTCGGAATTAGCCACTTGGGGACCAAAACCAGAACCACCAATTTTATTAATGGGGGCCTGTAATGTCCTGACAGGAAAATTAAGTAAATTTAACTCGCGCCAGGAAGCAGTTAAAATTGAACATATCCTAGCTTCTGCTTGTGTTCCTAACATTTTTCCTGCTGTCACTATTGAAACTATGGCCTACTGGGATGGACTATTTTCTGATAATCCCCCCATCCGTTCTTTAATTCGCCGTGAATTTGTCGGAGTCGAAAATATTCCCGATGAAATTTGGGTAATTAAAATTAATCCCACCTCTAGAGATAAGATTCCCGTGCAATCCGATGATATTGCTGATCGCCGTAATGAATTAGAAGGCAATGTTTCCCTATTTCAAGGTCTCGATCAGATTGAGTTTTTCAATCAATTATTTCTCAAAGGAGCCTTTAAAGAAGAATTCTTGCGCGAGATCGAATTAAAAGAACCATTTAAAATTCCTAAATCTTTCCCGGAAGATCCCGATCAGAATTACCATATTCCCATGATCGAAATGTCGGCGGAATTAGCCAATAGTCTCAACTATGAAAGTAAACTCGATCGCTCTCCTGCCAATATCCAGCGTCTGATTGCTGACGGGGAAAAACAGGGAAAACAGTTTCTAGAACATCGACTACAAGCTATGGGTTTAAGATAA
- a CDS encoding DUF362 domain-containing protein — protein MITQSSITAKVKNSAMADFVYQPPPAAITAKRILIKPNLGYPVPPPVTVSLPVLSQVLRGLRGVNPGAEIILVEGVCSAISLREIIDILGVKSILDPGITILDADSLPQQEYPNLSPFPVRFPSMFAPKIIEEVDCRITIGTLKRTHLKDKPLISASLKNLYGLFPRSHYKARSPNSRGQLHRPDLTLILQDVYFCIGHLFDGAVVDANLKYFSSNWRPDRGKSIPLGQVFWGDDMISVDRSACLLGDEPMPSYLEAIDSLRSQLLNGTKIDKHLY, from the coding sequence ATGATTACCCAATCCTCAATTACTGCCAAGGTAAAAAATTCAGCTATGGCGGATTTTGTTTATCAACCTCCCCCGGCAGCTATCACAGCTAAACGTATTTTAATTAAACCTAATTTAGGTTATCCTGTGCCACCACCAGTAACGGTTAGTCTGCCGGTATTAAGTCAAGTTTTGCGGGGATTGAGAGGGGTAAATCCAGGGGCAGAAATTATCTTGGTAGAGGGAGTTTGTTCTGCTATTTCTTTGAGAGAGATTATCGATATTTTGGGGGTAAAATCTATTCTCGATCCCGGAATAACCATTCTTGATGCTGATAGTTTACCCCAGCAAGAATATCCAAATCTTTCCCCTTTTCCTGTCCGTTTTCCCTCGATGTTTGCCCCTAAAATTATCGAAGAAGTGGATTGTCGGATCACGATTGGAACCTTAAAACGCACCCATTTAAAGGATAAACCCCTGATTTCTGCTTCTTTAAAAAATCTCTATGGACTCTTTCCCCGTAGTCATTATAAAGCCCGTAGTCCCAACTCGCGAGGGCAATTACATCGCCCCGACCTAACGCTAATTTTACAGGATGTCTATTTTTGTATCGGTCATCTTTTTGATGGGGCAGTGGTGGACGCTAATCTTAAATATTTTAGTAGTAATTGGCGACCGGATCGAGGAAAATCTATTCCCCTCGGTCAGGTGTTTTGGGGTGATGATATGATTAGCGTGGATCGCAGTGCTTGTCTGTTAGGTGATGAACCAATGCCGAGTTATTTAGAGGCGATCGATTCCCTTCGTTCTCAACTTTTAAACGGAACCAAAATAGACAAACACTTGTATTAA
- a CDS encoding glucose-1-phosphate adenylyltransferase, translating into MKKVLAIILGGGAGTRLYPLTKLRAKPAVPLAGKYRLIDIPVSNCINSQIDKIYVLTQFNSASLNRHLNRTYNFTGFSDGFVEVLAAQQTMENPQWFQGTADAVRQYIWTMKDWDIDEYLILSGDHLYRMDYSKFIERHRETNADITLSVVPIDERRASAFGVMKINDSGRIVDFYEKPKGAELERMRVDTTILGLSPDQARQSPYIASMGIYVFKKNVLIDLLDANKEQTDFGKEIIPSAAKDYNLQAYLFKGYWEDIGTIEAFYESNLALTQQPNPAFSFYDEKAPIYTRSRYLPPTKMLNCTVTESMISEGCILKECRIHHSILGIRSRVGKDCSIEDTMLMGSDFYESFPERESLVRDGKVPMGIGPGSTIRRAIVDKNARIGSNVLIVNKDRVEEANREDLGFYVRSGIVVIFKNATIPDGTVI; encoded by the coding sequence GTGAAAAAAGTATTAGCTATTATCTTGGGTGGCGGGGCCGGAACTCGCCTTTATCCGTTAACAAAACTGCGGGCAAAACCTGCCGTCCCCCTAGCGGGAAAATACCGCTTAATCGATATTCCCGTCAGCAATTGTATTAACTCCCAGATTGACAAAATCTATGTGTTGACGCAATTTAATTCCGCTTCCCTCAATCGTCACCTCAATCGTACCTATAATTTTACGGGTTTTAGTGATGGTTTCGTGGAAGTTTTGGCCGCTCAACAAACCATGGAAAATCCTCAATGGTTCCAAGGCACGGCCGACGCAGTACGACAATATATCTGGACGATGAAGGATTGGGATATCGATGAATACCTAATTCTCTCCGGAGATCATCTCTATCGCATGGACTACAGCAAGTTCATCGAACGCCATCGAGAAACCAACGCCGATATCACTTTATCGGTGGTTCCCATAGATGAACGTCGCGCCTCCGCTTTTGGGGTGATGAAAATTAATGATTCGGGGCGAATTGTCGATTTTTATGAGAAACCCAAAGGGGCAGAATTGGAAAGAATGCGGGTAGATACGACGATTTTAGGCTTAAGTCCTGACCAAGCCCGTCAAAGTCCCTACATCGCTTCCATGGGAATTTATGTCTTTAAAAAGAATGTTTTAATCGATCTGCTCGATGCCAATAAAGAACAGACCGATTTCGGCAAGGAAATTATTCCCTCGGCCGCTAAAGACTACAATCTTCAGGCTTATTTATTTAAAGGTTACTGGGAAGATATCGGCACGATTGAAGCCTTTTATGAGTCTAATCTCGCCTTGACCCAACAACCAAATCCCGCCTTTAGTTTCTACGACGAAAAAGCCCCCATCTATACCCGTTCTCGCTATCTGCCACCAACAAAAATGCTCAATTGTACGGTGACAGAATCGATGATTTCTGAAGGCTGTATTCTCAAAGAATGTCGCATTCATCACTCGATTTTAGGTATTCGTAGTCGAGTCGGCAAAGACTGCTCGATCGAGGATACAATGCTGATGGGATCGGACTTTTATGAGTCTTTCCCCGAACGGGAAAGTCTCGTCCGAGATGGCAAAGTTCCCATGGGTATCGGCCCTGGTTCCACTATTCGTCGGGCAATTGTGGACAAAAATGCTCGCATTGGTTCCAATGTTTTAATTGTTAACAAAGATCGTGTGGAAGAAGCTAATCGCGAAGATTTAGGTTTCTATGTTCGCAGCGGTATCGTGGTTATTTTCAAAAATGCCACTATTCCCGACGGGACGGTGATTTAA
- a CDS encoding HNH endonuclease, which translates to MSKTYIPVELRRQVYERAKGCCEYCLIPDVATFAPHEIDHIIAEKSCLI; encoded by the coding sequence ATGAGCAAAACCTATATTCCTGTTGAGCTACGAAGACAGGTTTATGAACGAGCCAAGGGGTGTTGTGAATATTGTCTGATTCCTGATGTGGCTACCTTTGCGCCCCATGAAATTGACCATATTATTGCCGAAAAAAGTTGCCTCATATAG
- a CDS encoding Uma2 family endonuclease produces MLTVMRRYFTLEEYHRLGDLGFFGEEERVELIRGEIIQMPTKKPPHSVCNTLLVQQLILLLGKQAIVRGQEPIILPGDSEPQPDVAIVRNQEDNYLSSHPHPEDILLLIEVADSTLKYDQETKLRLYAEAGILDYWIVNLVNNQLETYNQPYQEHDGQFNYRLKRIYLPNESVKLPGFSELSLALSSIL; encoded by the coding sequence ATGCTGACAGTCATGCGCCGTTACTTTACTTTAGAAGAATATCATCGCCTGGGGGACTTAGGATTTTTTGGAGAAGAAGAACGGGTGGAATTAATTCGAGGAGAAATTATACAAATGCCTACTAAAAAGCCACCTCACTCAGTTTGTAATACACTTTTAGTTCAGCAATTAATTTTACTATTGGGTAAACAAGCGATTGTCCGAGGACAGGAACCAATTATTTTACCTGGGGATAGTGAGCCTCAGCCTGATGTTGCTATTGTCCGCAATCAAGAGGACAATTATCTATCTTCCCATCCCCATCCTGAAGATATTTTATTGCTTATAGAAGTTGCAGATTCTACCTTGAAGTATGACCAAGAAACTAAACTCCGTTTGTATGCTGAAGCTGGTATTTTAGACTATTGGATAGTCAATCTTGTCAATAACCAGCTAGAAACTTACAACCAACCCTATCAGGAACATGACGGACAGTTTAATTATCGCCTGAAACGAATTTATTTGCCAAATGAATCTGTTAAACTTCCCGGTTTTTCTGAACTGTCACTCGCGCTGTCTTCTATCCTATAA
- a CDS encoding prevent-host-death family protein → MLFGRLIHSSPSIRKRGHLIKQILARQLYKYTRENQEPIALTNHGETIGYYIPAQSQSQKKDLESLRQAVTKLSNMLAETGLTEDDIATDFQELRKQSN, encoded by the coding sequence GTGTTATTTGGGCGTTTAATCCATTCTAGTCCTTCAATTAGAAAAAGAGGCCATCTGATCAAGCAAATATTGGCTCGTCAACTGTATAAGTACACGAGGGAAAATCAAGAACCCATTGCTTTGACAAATCATGGGGAAACGATTGGTTATTATATTCCCGCTCAATCTCAATCTCAGAAAAAAGATTTAGAGTCCTTACGCCAAGCTGTCACTAAACTCAGTAATATGCTGGCTGAAACAGGACTTACTGAAGATGATATTGCCACGGATTTTCAGGAGTTGAGAAAACAGAGCAATTGA
- a CDS encoding collagen-like protein has protein sequence MPATVTGDRCSWLAQGSDVQTFGKQGQSGKAGKVGSQGKNSDSLTLFLDGSPLKLDISGQKGVDGENGSNGSDGNCSGQPSNVTRNLQAAGGGNGGNGGDGGDGGNGGALTLYATNLDFLRQVTVNAAGGAGGFGGQGGQGGKGCRCSQPFWTIQTCSGRPGDANYSCTTREFSCQDGLDGATGNSGRNGRGGRLGQLTLIQIDRPLTADQPSATIALSELKERGYILSKNTWETRTGAMSLFSPGSLIDDQYRILVDRSERSFILIWNAPQEFNRFANQRFTLTLDDQKEMKVTVPSELWIEGTTQKRNNVTEFVVYNAVFERDVTQLEAKGIAGNGTNLRLFLEDKASQSNLIGTKFKVRYRVTRWQADDLQTSPRTDFVTRYEGDMPANLVRQDGNQFILDIGQLPLPVESLRSGTGIEIELLATRSFAGYSKEQKIVIRDTIKGANIPRR, from the coding sequence ATGCCCGCCACGGTGACTGGCGATCGCTGTTCTTGGTTAGCTCAAGGTTCCGATGTACAGACTTTCGGTAAACAGGGCCAAAGCGGAAAAGCTGGCAAGGTCGGCAGCCAAGGCAAAAATAGTGACAGTTTAACCCTTTTTCTCGATGGTTCTCCCCTAAAACTCGATATTTCAGGACAAAAAGGGGTCGATGGTGAAAATGGCAGCAACGGCAGCGATGGCAACTGTAGCGGTCAACCTAGCAATGTAACACGAAATCTCCAGGCGGCCGGTGGTGGCAACGGTGGCAATGGGGGTGATGGGGGTGATGGGGGCAATGGGGGCGCTTTAACCCTCTATGCCACTAATTTAGATTTTCTCCGACAAGTAACGGTCAATGCGGCCGGAGGCGCTGGCGGTTTTGGGGGTCAGGGAGGCCAAGGAGGTAAAGGTTGTCGCTGTTCCCAACCTTTTTGGACAATTCAAACCTGCAGCGGTAGGCCAGGTGATGCCAATTATAGCTGTACCACCAGAGAATTTAGCTGTCAGGATGGTCTCGATGGGGCGACGGGTAATAGTGGTCGTAACGGTCGCGGGGGACGTTTAGGACAGTTAACTTTAATTCAAATCGATCGCCCTTTAACTGCCGATCAACCGAGCGCAACTATTGCCCTTTCGGAGTTAAAAGAACGGGGTTATATTCTATCTAAAAATACTTGGGAAACTCGCACCGGGGCAATGTCTTTATTTTCCCCCGGTTCCCTGATCGATGATCAATATCGGATTTTAGTAGATCGATCGGAACGTTCTTTTATTTTAATTTGGAATGCGCCCCAAGAGTTTAACCGGTTTGCTAATCAGCGTTTTACTTTAACCCTTGATGATCAAAAGGAAATGAAGGTAACTGTCCCCAGTGAGCTTTGGATTGAGGGAACCACTCAAAAACGCAATAATGTTACGGAATTTGTCGTTTATAATGCTGTTTTTGAACGAGATGTCACCCAATTAGAAGCAAAAGGTATTGCAGGAAATGGTACTAATTTAAGGCTTTTTCTTGAAGATAAAGCTTCCCAATCGAATTTAATTGGCACTAAATTTAAAGTACGTTATCGGGTCACTCGTTGGCAAGCAGACGACCTACAAACCAGTCCGAGAACAGATTTTGTCACTCGCTATGAAGGAGATATGCCTGCTAATTTGGTCCGACAGGACGGCAATCAATTTATTCTAGATATCGGTCAATTACCCTTACCCGTGGAATCTTTGCGATCGGGTACGGGGATAGAAATTGAGTTACTTGCTACTCGTTCTTTTGCCGGTTATTCCAAAGAACAAAAAATCGTCATCCGCGACACGATTAAAGGAGCAAATATCCCACGGAGGTAA
- the dusA gene encoding tRNA dihydrouridine(20/20a) synthase DusA: protein MGSILSVAPMMDYTDRHFRYFWRQISRRPLLYTEMITTMAIQHGDRYKLLGFSLAEKPLALQLGGDNPYLLAECAKIAEDMGYDEVNLNVGCPSSRVKEGNFGACLMANPELVARGISAMNQAVSIPVTVKQRIGIDHQDSYENMANFVGIVADAGCQRFTIHARKAWLQGLSPKENRTVPPLRYDDVYRLKNQFPHLFIEINGGIINLEQARQHLQFVDAVMIGRAAYDNPYLFATVDRDFYGESVTPPTREEVIKKMLPYIDEWVSKGYKLHQISKHLLQLFAGQPGTKAWKRYISENSHFPGADSGVIWQALQQVNSLNDLANSH, encoded by the coding sequence ATGGGCAGTATTTTAAGTGTGGCGCCGATGATGGATTATACCGATCGCCATTTTCGCTATTTTTGGCGACAAATTAGCCGTCGTCCCCTTCTCTACACGGAAATGATCACGACGATGGCGATTCAACACGGCGATCGCTATAAGTTGCTGGGGTTCTCCCTAGCAGAAAAACCTCTAGCTTTGCAGTTAGGGGGTGATAATCCCTATCTTTTAGCAGAATGCGCTAAAATAGCCGAAGATATGGGTTATGATGAGGTAAATCTCAATGTGGGTTGTCCTAGTTCTCGGGTAAAAGAGGGCAATTTCGGCGCTTGTTTGATGGCTAACCCGGAATTAGTCGCGAGGGGTATATCGGCAATGAATCAAGCTGTATCGATTCCCGTGACTGTAAAACAGAGAATTGGCATTGATCATCAGGATAGTTACGAAAATATGGCGAATTTTGTCGGTATTGTCGCGGATGCGGGTTGTCAACGTTTTACCATCCATGCGCGCAAAGCTTGGTTACAGGGATTAAGTCCCAAGGAAAATCGCACCGTCCCCCCCCTACGTTACGATGATGTTTATCGCCTAAAAAATCAGTTTCCCCATTTGTTTATTGAAATTAATGGCGGTATCATTAATTTAGAACAGGCTAGACAACATTTACAATTCGTAGATGCAGTCATGATCGGTCGGGCAGCCTACGATAATCCCTATTTATTTGCCACAGTTGATCGAGATTTTTATGGGGAATCGGTTACTCCTCCTACCCGGGAAGAAGTAATCAAAAAAATGCTTCCCTACATCGATGAATGGGTGAGTAAAGGTTATAAATTACACCAGATCAGCAAACATCTTTTACAGCTTTTTGCCGGTCAGCCCGGAACTAAGGCATGGAAGCGTTATATTAGTGAAAATAGCCATTTTCCTGGGGCCGATTCTGGGGTAATCTGGCAAGCTTTACAGCAGGTAAATTCCCTAAATGATCTGGCTAATTCCCATTGA